Sequence from the Fictibacillus arsenicus genome:
TCAGGTGTCTATGACTCTAAGAATTCAACTAATGATTCTTCCTATAACGATTCTGTCGAGGATGAAGAGTAAGAGAAGACGAGGTGGAGACAATGAAAACCCGCAAAATTCCAATGAGAAAATGCGTAGCCTGCCAAGAAATGAAGGCGAAAAAAGAATTAACACGTATTGTCCGCTCACCTGAAGGGGAAGTCTCTGTCGACTCAACCGGAAAAAAATCCGGAAGAGGAGCTTATCTTTGCCATGAACTTGTTTGTGTTGAACAAGCAAAAAAGAAAAAGATCCTAGAGACACACTTGAAGTCGAAAATTCCGGCTGATTTATACGAACAGCTTGAAAAAGGAAGTCATACATCTTGAAAACAAGCCGGTGGGAAAACTTTCTTGGAATAGCGGCTCGGGCCGGAAAAGTAATATCTGGTGAAGAGCTTGTAGTAAAAAGCATACAAAAACAGAACGCAAAAATTGTTTTATTATCAAAAGATGCTTCTGAGAACACGAAGAAAAAGGTAACAGATAAGTGTCTTTTCTATAAAGTCGATTATTTTTGGATAGAAGATCGAAATGTTTTAGGCAAAGCAATTGGAAAAGAACAGCGAGTTGTAGTTGCTGTAAATGATCAAGGATTTTCAAAGCGTTTAAAGGAACTTCTTGATCACTAACACGGGGGTGAACATATGAGTAAAATACGCGTATACGAATATGCGAAACAGAAAAATGTTCAAAGTAAAGACATAATCGAAAAGCTTAAAACAATGGATGTCCATGTGGCGAATCATATGTCTATGATCGATCAGGCTGCTTTAACAAAGCTAGATGAAGCTTATAATTCAAAAGCACAAAAAGATCAGCCTGCAAAACCAAAAAATCAGAATCAACTCCCTAAAACAGATAAGAATAGAAACAACTCTGGTAACGACACCAAATCTAATAAAAAGGAAGTTCAAAAAGAGAGTAATATGAAAATTAAAAAAGAGACCGATAATCGTAACTCATCACAATCAAAAAGCCCGCAAACTCAAGGGGCGAAGCCAGGTAATTCAAATAGCCAGAATGCTGCAAAGAATAACAATTCTAAAAACAGCAACAACAGAAACCAGAATAACAACAATAGAAATAACAATAACCGAAACAATAACAACAAGAACCAGAACAGAAATAAACAAAACAGAGGCGGAGGCAGCCAGCAGCAAGCTCCTCAAAAGAAGGTTCTTGAGACTCCAAGCAAAATCACTTTTACTGATACTCTTCAAGTAGGTGAACTTGCGAAAAAATTAAATAAAGATACTTCTGAAATCATCAAAAAGCTAATGGGTCTTGGTATTATGGCAACGATCAATCAAGAGCTTGATAAAGAAGCGATTGAACTAATCGCCGCTGATTATGATGTTGAAGTGGAAGAAGAAATTATCGTTGATGAAACGGAATTCGAAAATTATGAAGTCGTTGACGATGAAAAAGATATGCAAGTACGTCCGCCGGTTGTAACAATCATGGGGCACGTTGACCATGGTAAAACAACGCTTCTTGATGCTATCCGAAACACGAAAGTAACTGCAGGAGAAGCTGGTGGTATTACTCAGCACATCGGTGCATACCAAATCACAAACAACGGAAAACAAATTACATTCCTTGATACACCAGGACATGCTGCGTTTACAACTATGCGTGCACGCGGTGCTCAAGTAACGGATATTACAATTCTTGTTGTAGCTGCTGATGATGGTGTAATGCCGCAGACTGTTGAAGCGATCAACCATGCAAAAGCCGCTGAAGTACCGATTATCGTTGCTGTAAACAAAATGGATAAAGAAGCTGCTAACCCAGACCGAGTTATGCAGGAACTTACTGAACATGGACTAGTTTCTGAAGCATGGGGCGGAGATACAATCTTCGTTAACGTTTCAGCTATTAAAGGTGACGGAATTGATGACCTTCTTGAAATGATCAACCTTGTTTCAGAAGTAGAAGAATTAAAAGCAAATCCTAACCGAACTGCTGCCGGAACTGTAATTGAAGCACAGCTTGATAAAGGCCGTGGTTCTGTTGCAACGCTTCTAGTGCAGTCAGGTACATTAAATGTTGGAGATCCAATCGTAGTTGGACATACGTACGGACGTGTTCGTGCGATGGTAAATGATCTTGGCCGCCGTGTTAAGTCTGTTGGACCTTCAACTCCTGTTGAAATTACAGGATTGAATGATGTTCCACAAGCTGGAGACCCATTCATGGTATTTGCTGATGAGAAAAAAGCTCGCCAAGTTGGAGAATCCCGTTTCAAGAAACAACAGGATGCTCAGCGTAAAGAATCTTCTAAACTTAACCTTGATGACCTCTTTAATCAGATTAAAGAAGGTGAGATTAAAGATATCAATGTCATCATTAAAGGTGATGTTCAAGGTTCTGTAGAAGCACTTGCTGGTTCTCTTCAAAAGATCGATGTTGAAGGTGTTAAGGTTAAAATCATTCACTCAGGTGTTGGAGCGATCAACGAGTATGATATCATGCTTGCATCTGCTTCAAATGCAATCGTAATCGGTTTTAACGTTCGTCCGGATGCAGGTGCTAAACGTACTGCTGACGCTGAGAAGGTTGATGTTCGTCTTCACCGTATCATCTACAACGTTATTGAAGAAATCGAATCGGCGATGAAAGGTATGCTCGACCCTGAATTCGAAGAAAAAGTTATCGGTCAGGTTGAAGTCAGAACAACTTTTAAAGTATCAAAAGTTGGTACGATCGCTGGCTGTTATGTTACAGAAGGTAAAATTACAAGAGATTCCACAGTACGTTTAATCCGTGATGGTGTTGTTTCTTACGAGGGCAAGATTGATGCACTTAAACGATTCAAAGATGATGCCAAAGAAGTTTCTGCTGGATACGAATGTGGTATTACTCTTGAAAAGTTCAATGATATTAAAGAAGGCGACATCATTGAAGCTTATATTATGGAAGAAATTAAAGTAAAATGATCGGATTATTAACGGTTGAGTTTTTCATATATGAAGCACAGTCGTTAAAAGATAAGCGTTCGGTTGTTCAAAAAGCGGTTAACAGACTTCGGCAGCGCTTAAACCTTGCTGTATCTGAAACTGGATTCCAGGATTTATGGCAGCGTGCAGAGATAAGTATGGTAACCGTTTCTTCGGACAAAATAATAGCAGAAAAAGAATTGCAAAGAGCACTTGCAATGATTACATCTATTACCGAATTGGAAGTAACCAATTCTAAAGTGGAGTGGCTATAAAGCAAGTGGCAAGAAACGGGGTGTATAAATTATGGGCACAATCCGTTCCAACCGTGTTGGGGAACAGATGAAAAAAGAGCTTACTGATATTATTGGCCGGAAACTGAAAGACCCCCGCGTTGGTTTTGTAACTGTTACGGCGGTTGATGTAACTGGTGACCTGCAGCAAGCGACTGTATACGTTTCTGTTTTTGGCGACAGTGAACAAAAAGAACAGACTTTGCGCAGTCTTGCTAAAGCTACTGGTTTTATCAGGACTGAAATTGGAAAACGTATACGCATGCGTAAAACACCGGACATCTTCTTTAAATTTGATGAATCCTTAAATTATGGAAGCAAGATCGAAAGTCTTTTATCTGAGATTAAACGAGATGACGAAGACAGCGAAGAAGAAAACGAAGATTATCCGAAACCATAATAGCAAATGGATAGGCAATTAAATAAATTGTCTATCCATTTTTTGCTTAAAATACATCCATGGCTCTTTTCTAAGATTTTTTTTGAAAAACTCTTCGTCGACAAAAGTTGATTGTAGTGGAAGGTGAGAGACTCCTGCGAGAGCAGCGTGCCAGCTACCTGAGTTTACTTCTCGCAAGGCATGCGACGAGGAAGCTTGCTGCGGCAGGATTTTCTAATTACGCAGGAGCAACACTAAATATCTTTCACCGTGGGCACCGCACGCCCCGCGGAAAGCGAGCATCCTGGAACGGAAATCAACCACTTCACATATCAACAGAGTTTGCGAACAGCCCAAATTATTTAACTTATGCAGGTATGTAAAAGGAGAAATTGATATGACTGTTAGGCAAGGAATTTTAGCACTGAAAAAACCTGCCGGAATGACATCACATGACTGTGTAGGAAAAATACGCAGAATCTTTTCAACTAAAAAAGTGGGACACACCGGAACTCTGGATCCGGAAGTTACAGGTGTGCTGCCTATCTGTATTGGAAGAGCAACAAAAATTGCTGAGTATATGTCTGATTACGGCAAAGAATATATCGGTGAAGTTACGCTCGGCTATTCGACAGAGACAGAAGATGCACATGGCGACAAAGTAATGGAAAGACAAGTAGAGGAAGATATAGACTTTGGAAAAATAAAAGAGATTTTACGGTCTCTTACAGGCGAGATTGAACAAGTTCCTCCCATGTACTCGGCTGTTAAGGTTAACGGTAAAAAACTTTATGAATACGCAAGGCAGGGAATTCAAATTGAAAGACCAAAACGGAAAGTGACCATATATGAGCTTGAACTGCTGAACAAAGAGGATACTTTAAGAAAAGAAAGTCCTGTATTTTCATATAGAGTAAAATGTTCTAAAGGGACTTATGTCCGTACCCTCGCTGTTGCTATCGGTGAAAAGCTAGGTTATCCCGCTCATATGTCATCTCTGATAAGAACAGCCTCAGGTCCATTTACTTTAAGCGATTGTGTCACATTTGAAGAGCTGGAAAACACAGAGTCACCTTTGGATAATTTCTTATTTCCACTAGAGAGAGGGATCTCGCATTTTCCAAAATGGACTGTTGATGAGGAGACTGAGGCACAAGTAAGAAATGGATCAGTGCTGCCTAAACCAAAAGAGTTGGAACAAAGTCCGTTTGGTGTTTATAATGAAGAAGGAAAATGTCTAGCCATATATCAGCTGCATCCTTCTAAACCTGGTTTGATTAAACCAGCGAAAGTGTTAGCCATTGAATAACGAAACAGGTTAGTAGGTGAGTTTTTGGAAACGATCGTCATTAATCATCCTCATCATTATGAAAAAGAAAGTCTCCCGCCATTAATCTTGGCATTAGGCTACTTCGACGGAATTCACATCGGACATCAGCGTGTGATAAATACTGCTATTGAACTTGCAGAAAGAAATGGAGCAATTCCAGCTGTTATGAGTTTTCATCCGCATCCTTCTGTTGTCTTGGGAAAAGCGGATGAAACTTGGACATATATCACACCGCTTGAAGAAAAGAAAAAGATGTTAGAAAGTATGGGAGTTAAACGTTTTTATCTTGTGAAATTCGATCTTGATTTTGCTTCACTCTCTACAAAAGATTTTGTTGACCAGTATATTGTCGGTTTAAATGTAAAACATGTTGTAACAGGTTTTGATTTTACATACGGCAAGTATGGAAAAGGAAATGTGGAAACACTGGTTCATGAAGCTGACGGCAAATTTGGTCAAACTGTAATTGAGAAGATTGAAGAAAAGGGCCAGAAAATAAGTTCTACCCTTATTCGCCAATGCCTCAGAGAAGGACTGGTCGAGAGCATTGTTCATTATCTCGGCAGAAGATATAAACTCAATGGTACTGTCATACATGGAGACAAACGCGGACGTACAATAGGTTTTCCTACAGCAAATCTTGACACAGATGTCTATACCCTTCCAAAAACAGGGGTTTACGCCGTAGAAGTTAGTGTTGACGGAGAAAAGTTCAATGCAATGGCAAATGTGGGCTATAAGCCAACTTTTAAAGATAATCAAAAAATGCCTTCTTTAGAAGTTCATATCTTTAATTTTCAAAAAGAGATCTATGGTAGAACGATTAGTGTTACTTGGCTGAAAAGAATCAGGGATGAAAAGAAATTCAATTCTATCGATGAATTGATCGAACAGCTAAAAACAGATAAGAACGAGACATTATCAATCATACAGTCAATGTGTTAAAAAAACTTGCATTTATTTCTTAAACAGGCTATGCTAATACATGTACATTTTTAATGTACAAAATAACCGTTGCTTGGCAAGTCGAGTCACCGACGCTTGCTCGGTAATAGGTGTTTCTAATATTAAGGAGGTGAAAAGGATGGCTATTACTCAAGAGCGTAAAAACGAACTAATCAGCGAGTATAAGGTACATGATACGGACACTGGATCTCCAGAAGTTCAAATCGCTATCCTTACTGAACAAATTAATGAGTTGAATGATCACTTGCGTACACACAAGAAAGATCACCACTCACGTCGTGGTCTATTAAAAATGGTTGGTAAGCGCCGTAACTTGTTAACGTACCTACGTAACAAGGACATCACGCGTTACCGCGAATTGATCGGAAGACTAGGATTACGTCGTTAATCCAACAAAAGCGGGATTTAATCCCGCTTTTTTTATTGCAAGCAATACGATATCGGACATATCAGAAATATTTTATTCAGGGTGCTAAATTCTTTACAGTTTTTCTTTTTAGGAAGGACTACGTTAGGATATAATAGAACCATAAAATACTAGGATTTTTTAAGTGTTGAGAGGAGTACCAAGTAAAATGGATCAACAAAAACGAACTTTTACCATGGACTGGGCGGGCAGAACGCTTACGTTCGAAATTGGAGAATTAGCAAAACAAGCAAACGGTGCTGTTATGGTCAGATATGGTGATACGGCAGTACTCTCTACTGCTGTAGCTTCAAAACAGCCCAAAAATTTAAGTTTTTTCCCACTGACAGTAAACTACGAAGAACGTTTATACGCAGTTGGTAAAATCCCTGGAGGATTTATTAAACGTGAGGGCCGTCCAAGTGAAAAAGCTGTATTGGCAAGCCGCTTGATTGACCGTCCGATCCGTCCTTTATTTGCTGATGGTTTCCGTAACGAAGTACAAGTTGTCAGCACTGTAATGAGTGTTGATCAAAACTGTTCTTCTGAAATGGCAGCAATGATCGGATCATCCCTTGCATTGTCTATTTCGGATATTCCTTTTGAAGGACCAATCGCAGGTGTTACTGTCGGGCGTATTGACGGCGAGTTTGTTATCAACCCGACTGTTGAACAAAACGAGAAAAGTGATATTCAATTAATCGTTGCAGGAACAAAACATGCGATTAACATGGTTGAAGCTGGCGCAGAAGAAGTTTCTGAGGAAACGATGCTTGAAGCAATCATGTTCGGTCATGAAGAGATTAAGAAGCTAATTGCATTCCAAGAAGAAATCGTTTCGGAAATCGGAAAAGAAAAGATGGAAGTAGTTCTTCATGAGCTTGATAAGGATCTTGAGCAAGAAGTTCGTGAAATTGTCGGAAGCGATGTAAAAGAAGCTGTAAAAGTAATTGAGAAACATGCACGTCAAGAAGCCCTTGATGCAGTTGGTGCAAATCTCGCTTCACGTTATGAAGAAGATGAAGAAAAAGCTAATGAAGCTAAAGAGATTCTACATAAACTTATCAAAGAAGAAGTTAGACGCTTAATCTTAAAAGAAAAAATTCGTCCAGATGGAAGAAAAACGGATGAGATCCGCAAACTCTCTTCTACTGTAGGGATTTTAGCTAGAACACATGGTTCTGGTCTGTTTACACGAGGGCAGACACAAGCATTAAGTATCTGTACTTTAGGTGCGTTAGGTGATGTTCAGGTTCTTGACGGACTTGGTGTTGAAGAGTCTAAGCGGTTTATGCATCAATATAATTTCCCTCCATTCAGTGTAGGTGAAACGGGCTTTATGCGCGGACCAGGCAGACGCGAAATCGGTCATGGTGCATTGGGAGAGCGCGCTTTAGAACAAGTAATTCCGAATGAAGAGGAATTCCCGTACACAATTCGCTTAGTTTCTGAAGTGCTTGAATCAAACGGATCTACATCTCAAGCAAGTATTTGTGCAAGTACATTGGCACTAATGGATGCTGGTGTGCCGATCAAGGCGCCAGTTGCAGGAATTGCGATGGGTCTGATCTCAGATGGTGAAGATGTTACAGTTCTTACAGATATTCAAGGTATGGAAGACCACCTTGGAGATATGGACTTTAAAGTAGCAGGTACACCAAATGGCATCACTGCTCTGCAAATGGATATTAAAATTTCAGGTATCAACCGTGAAATCCTTCAAGAGGCACTAACACAAGCAAAAGAAGGCCGTATGATTATCTTGAAGTCTATGCTTTCTACACTTTCTGAGTCTCGTACGGAATTATCTCAGTATGCTCCTAAGATTTTAACAATGAAGATTAACCCTGACAAAATCCGTGATGTTATTGGGCCAAGCGGGAAAATCATCAATAAAATCATTGAAGAAACTGGAGTTAAAATCGACATCGAACAAGACGGAACGATCTTTATCGCTTCAACTGATGAGCCGATGAACAATAAGGCGAAGAAGATTATTGAAGATATCGTAAGAGAAGTTCAAGTTGGCGAATATTACATGGGCAAAGTAAAGCGTATTGAAAAATTCGGTGCTTTCTTAGAACTATTCAGCGGCAAAGATGGATTAGTCCATATTTCAGAACTAGCTGAAGAGCGTGTAGGTAAAGTAGAAGATGTCGTTAAGCTTGGTGATGAAATCCTTGTGAAAGTTATGGAGATCGATAACCAGGGACGTGTAAACTTATCACGCAAAGTAGTCCTAAAAGAAGAAAAAGCGAAAAATGAACAGCAGCAGAATGTTTAATTCTATACAAATAAAGGCCAGCCTTGCATAAGGGCTGGCTTTTTCATTGCTGTCTTAATGTTCCATTAACGTTCTAACTTGTACAGGTTGTACATAACTTGATTACAGGGAGGGGAGTTATGTGAAAAAATCAATTCTTCACTGGTCCATCATCGTGTTAATCATAACTGCAACAGCTATTTCGGTGCATAACCCATTTACGAGCACTTATATCGAAAGCATTAAAGCGCAGAGTACGGCTGTTTCACAAATGAAATCAAATTCGATCTATGCACAGATTAAAGAAAAAGCTAAGGAATTAAATAAGCCGCCTCAGAATGCTGAAATCGATCCTGTTTGGAAGGCCACTCCCGGCTACAATGGATTAGTTGTAGATATGGAAGAATCATTTAAGGCTATGAAAAAAATAAATAAATTCGATGAAAAAAAATTAGTAGTAAAGCAAATAGAACCAACCATACATTTAGAGAACTTGCCTGCTTCTCCTATCTATCGAGGAAATCCGGAGAAACCTATGGTAACTCTTCTTGTAAATGTAGCTTGGGGCAATGAACATTTGCCGGGTATGCTGCAAACAATGAAGAAGAATAATGTACATTCAACTTTCTTCCTGGATGGTTCATGGGTTAAGAAAAATCCTTCCCTGGCAAAAATGATTGCTGAAGAAAACCATGAAATTGGCAACCATGCATATTCACATCCGGATTTGAAAAAAATGACTAATACTAGAATTACCGAAGAACTCAAACAAACGAATGAAGTTATAAATGCCACTTTGGATAAGTCACCTAATTGGTTTGCACCGCCAAGCGGAAGCTACCGGAACGATGTAGTTCAAATAGCTGCTGAACTTAATATGAAAACGATTCTTTGGTCTGTTGACACAGTAGACTGGAGGAATCCAAATCCTGATGAAATGGTTGAAAGAGTCTTGAATAAGGTTCACCCTGGAGCTATGATTTTAATGCATCCAACAGCCTCTTCAGCAGCAGGTCTAGAGAAGCTTATTAAAGGTATTAAAGATAAAGGACTCAGTATCGGAACTGTCTCAGATCTTATGGATGAAAAAAGACTGCTCCCAAAATCAATTAAGTAAAGTTGTATAGGAGTTATGATAATGGTATATTGTTCCTATGATTAATAGTGGCAGATTTGACAGCTAGGGGGAAACAAGTTTGATAAAAAGACATACATGTTCAAACGGCGTCCGCGTCGTTTTGGAGAATATTCCAACCGTACGATCGGTAGCGATAGGGGTATGGATTGGAACAGGATCCAGGTTTGAAAATACGAAGAACAATGGTATTTCACACTTTTTGGAGCACATGTTTTTCAAAGGGACTAAAACAAGAACAGCCAGAGAAATTGCGGAGT
This genomic interval carries:
- a CDS encoding DUF503 domain-containing protein; its protein translation is MIGLLTVEFFIYEAQSLKDKRSVVQKAVNRLRQRLNLAVSETGFQDLWQRAEISMVTVSSDKIIAEKELQRALAMITSITELEVTNSKVEWL
- a CDS encoding polysaccharide deacetylase family protein, which produces MKKSILHWSIIVLIITATAISVHNPFTSTYIESIKAQSTAVSQMKSNSIYAQIKEKAKELNKPPQNAEIDPVWKATPGYNGLVVDMEESFKAMKKINKFDEKKLVVKQIEPTIHLENLPASPIYRGNPEKPMVTLLVNVAWGNEHLPGMLQTMKKNNVHSTFFLDGSWVKKNPSLAKMIAEENHEIGNHAYSHPDLKKMTNTRITEELKQTNEVINATLDKSPNWFAPPSGSYRNDVVQIAAELNMKTILWSVDTVDWRNPNPDEMVERVLNKVHPGAMILMHPTASSAAGLEKLIKGIKDKGLSIGTVSDLMDEKRLLPKSIK
- the rnpM gene encoding RNase P modulator RnpM, with amino-acid sequence MKTRKIPMRKCVACQEMKAKKELTRIVRSPEGEVSVDSTGKKSGRGAYLCHELVCVEQAKKKKILETHLKSKIPADLYEQLEKGSHTS
- the truB gene encoding tRNA pseudouridine(55) synthase TruB; the protein is MTVRQGILALKKPAGMTSHDCVGKIRRIFSTKKVGHTGTLDPEVTGVLPICIGRATKIAEYMSDYGKEYIGEVTLGYSTETEDAHGDKVMERQVEEDIDFGKIKEILRSLTGEIEQVPPMYSAVKVNGKKLYEYARQGIQIERPKRKVTIYELELLNKEDTLRKESPVFSYRVKCSKGTYVRTLAVAIGEKLGYPAHMSSLIRTASGPFTLSDCVTFEELENTESPLDNFLFPLERGISHFPKWTVDEETEAQVRNGSVLPKPKELEQSPFGVYNEEGKCLAIYQLHPSKPGLIKPAKVLAIE
- the infB gene encoding translation initiation factor IF-2 — its product is MSKIRVYEYAKQKNVQSKDIIEKLKTMDVHVANHMSMIDQAALTKLDEAYNSKAQKDQPAKPKNQNQLPKTDKNRNNSGNDTKSNKKEVQKESNMKIKKETDNRNSSQSKSPQTQGAKPGNSNSQNAAKNNNSKNSNNRNQNNNNRNNNNRNNNNKNQNRNKQNRGGGSQQQAPQKKVLETPSKITFTDTLQVGELAKKLNKDTSEIIKKLMGLGIMATINQELDKEAIELIAADYDVEVEEEIIVDETEFENYEVVDDEKDMQVRPPVVTIMGHVDHGKTTLLDAIRNTKVTAGEAGGITQHIGAYQITNNGKQITFLDTPGHAAFTTMRARGAQVTDITILVVAADDGVMPQTVEAINHAKAAEVPIIVAVNKMDKEAANPDRVMQELTEHGLVSEAWGGDTIFVNVSAIKGDGIDDLLEMINLVSEVEELKANPNRTAAGTVIEAQLDKGRGSVATLLVQSGTLNVGDPIVVGHTYGRVRAMVNDLGRRVKSVGPSTPVEITGLNDVPQAGDPFMVFADEKKARQVGESRFKKQQDAQRKESSKLNLDDLFNQIKEGEIKDINVIIKGDVQGSVEALAGSLQKIDVEGVKVKIIHSGVGAINEYDIMLASASNAIVIGFNVRPDAGAKRTADAEKVDVRLHRIIYNVIEEIESAMKGMLDPEFEEKVIGQVEVRTTFKVSKVGTIAGCYVTEGKITRDSTVRLIRDGVVSYEGKIDALKRFKDDAKEVSAGYECGITLEKFNDIKEGDIIEAYIMEEIKVK
- the rbfA gene encoding 30S ribosome-binding factor RbfA, giving the protein MGTIRSNRVGEQMKKELTDIIGRKLKDPRVGFVTVTAVDVTGDLQQATVYVSVFGDSEQKEQTLRSLAKATGFIRTEIGKRIRMRKTPDIFFKFDESLNYGSKIESLLSEIKRDDEDSEEENEDYPKP
- the ribF gene encoding riboflavin biosynthesis protein RibF, producing METIVINHPHHYEKESLPPLILALGYFDGIHIGHQRVINTAIELAERNGAIPAVMSFHPHPSVVLGKADETWTYITPLEEKKKMLESMGVKRFYLVKFDLDFASLSTKDFVDQYIVGLNVKHVVTGFDFTYGKYGKGNVETLVHEADGKFGQTVIEKIEEKGQKISSTLIRQCLREGLVESIVHYLGRRYKLNGTVIHGDKRGRTIGFPTANLDTDVYTLPKTGVYAVEVSVDGEKFNAMANVGYKPTFKDNQKMPSLEVHIFNFQKEIYGRTISVTWLKRIRDEKKFNSIDELIEQLKTDKNETLSIIQSMC
- the pnp gene encoding polyribonucleotide nucleotidyltransferase yields the protein MDQQKRTFTMDWAGRTLTFEIGELAKQANGAVMVRYGDTAVLSTAVASKQPKNLSFFPLTVNYEERLYAVGKIPGGFIKREGRPSEKAVLASRLIDRPIRPLFADGFRNEVQVVSTVMSVDQNCSSEMAAMIGSSLALSISDIPFEGPIAGVTVGRIDGEFVINPTVEQNEKSDIQLIVAGTKHAINMVEAGAEEVSEETMLEAIMFGHEEIKKLIAFQEEIVSEIGKEKMEVVLHELDKDLEQEVREIVGSDVKEAVKVIEKHARQEALDAVGANLASRYEEDEEKANEAKEILHKLIKEEVRRLILKEKIRPDGRKTDEIRKLSSTVGILARTHGSGLFTRGQTQALSICTLGALGDVQVLDGLGVEESKRFMHQYNFPPFSVGETGFMRGPGRREIGHGALGERALEQVIPNEEEFPYTIRLVSEVLESNGSTSQASICASTLALMDAGVPIKAPVAGIAMGLISDGEDVTVLTDIQGMEDHLGDMDFKVAGTPNGITALQMDIKISGINREILQEALTQAKEGRMIILKSMLSTLSESRTELSQYAPKILTMKINPDKIRDVIGPSGKIINKIIEETGVKIDIEQDGTIFIASTDEPMNNKAKKIIEDIVREVQVGEYYMGKVKRIEKFGAFLELFSGKDGLVHISELAEERVGKVEDVVKLGDEILVKVMEIDNQGRVNLSRKVVLKEEKAKNEQQQNV
- a CDS encoding YlxQ family RNA-binding protein; protein product: MKTSRWENFLGIAARAGKVISGEELVVKSIQKQNAKIVLLSKDASENTKKKVTDKCLFYKVDYFWIEDRNVLGKAIGKEQRVVVAVNDQGFSKRLKELLDH
- the rpsO gene encoding 30S ribosomal protein S15, with protein sequence MAITQERKNELISEYKVHDTDTGSPEVQIAILTEQINELNDHLRTHKKDHHSRRGLLKMVGKRRNLLTYLRNKDITRYRELIGRLGLRR